The proteins below come from a single Mesobacillus jeotgali genomic window:
- a CDS encoding acetate kinase, whose amino-acid sequence MSKIIAINAGSSSLKFQLFEMPSEEVITKGIVERIGLKDSIFTISVNGEKNKEVTDIPNHEVAVKILLDKLTSLGIIQSLDEIEGIGHRVVHGGEEFSDSVLITDVVLQKIEELSELAPLHNPANLTGIRAFQQVLPNVPAVAVFDTAFHQTMPENSFLYSLPYDYYKKYGIRKYGFHGTSHKYVSQRAAEMLGRPVEHLRLISCHLGNGASIAAIEGGKSIDTSMGFTPLAGVTMGTRSGNIDPALIPYIMEKTDKNADEVLDVLNKESGMLGVSGFSSDLRDIEDEAEKGNERAELALKVFADRIHKYIGSYAARMCGVDAIIFTAGIGENSSAIRARVLQGLEFMGIYWDPALNKVRGEEAFISYPHSPVKVMVIPTDEEVMIARDVVRLAK is encoded by the coding sequence ATGTCTAAAATAATTGCAATCAATGCCGGCAGTTCGTCACTTAAGTTCCAATTGTTCGAAATGCCAAGCGAAGAAGTTATCACTAAAGGAATCGTGGAAAGAATCGGTTTGAAAGATTCCATTTTCACTATTTCTGTTAATGGCGAAAAGAACAAGGAAGTTACTGATATCCCGAATCATGAGGTAGCGGTAAAAATCCTTCTTGATAAACTAACGTCTTTAGGAATCATCCAGTCTCTTGATGAAATCGAAGGAATCGGCCACCGTGTTGTTCACGGCGGTGAAGAGTTCAGTGATTCAGTATTGATCACCGATGTGGTACTACAAAAAATCGAGGAGCTTTCTGAGCTTGCGCCACTGCACAATCCAGCTAACTTGACTGGTATCCGCGCATTCCAGCAGGTGCTTCCAAATGTGCCGGCGGTTGCTGTGTTTGATACAGCTTTCCACCAGACAATGCCTGAGAATTCATTCCTTTACAGCCTTCCATACGACTACTACAAAAAGTACGGAATCCGTAAATATGGCTTCCATGGTACTTCACACAAGTATGTCTCACAGCGTGCAGCTGAAATGCTTGGCCGTCCGGTTGAGCACCTGCGCTTGATTTCATGCCACCTTGGAAACGGTGCAAGTATCGCGGCTATTGAAGGAGGAAAATCAATTGATACATCCATGGGCTTCACTCCGCTTGCGGGTGTGACGATGGGGACTCGTTCAGGTAACATTGACCCTGCCTTGATTCCATATATCATGGAAAAAACAGATAAAAACGCTGATGAAGTATTGGATGTACTGAACAAAGAGAGCGGCATGCTTGGTGTATCCGGATTCTCAAGTGACCTTCGTGACATAGAAGACGAAGCAGAAAAAGGAAATGAACGTGCAGAGCTTGCTTTGAAAGTTTTTGCAGACAGAATCCATAAATACATCGGTTCATATGCAGCACGCATGTGCGGTGTCGACGCGATCATCTTTACGGCTGGAATTGGTGAAAACAGTTCTGCAATTCGTGCCCGCGTCCTTCAGGGCCTCGAGTTCATGGGCATCTACTGGGATCCAGCTTTGAACAAAGTGCGCGGCGAAGAAGCTTTCATCAGCTACCCGCACTCTCCAGTAAAAGTAATGGTCATCCCGACAGATGAGGAAGTCATGATCGCTCGTGATGTCGTGCGTTTGGCTAAATAA